Within Sorangiineae bacterium MSr11367, the genomic segment CTGGTCGACGACATCCAGTTCCTCGCCTCGAAGACGCAGACGCAGGAAGAGTTCTTCCACGCCTTCAACACGCTCCACCAGGCGGACAAGCAAATCATCGTCACGAGCGACAAGTACCCGCAGCAACTCGAGCGCATGGAGGAGCGCCTCATCTCGCGCTTCACGTGGGGCCTCGTGGCCGACATCCAGGCGCCCGAGCTCGAAACGCGGGTGGCCATCGTGCGCAAGAAGGCGCAGATCGAGGGCATCGAGATCGGCGATGACGTGCTCCTCTACATCGCGCAAGTCATTCGGAGCAACGTGCGCGAACTCGAGGGGACGCTCATCCGCCTCGCCGCGAAGGCCTCGCTCACCTCGCGCATCATCGACCTGGACTTCGCCCGCGCGGAAATCGCCCTCTCGTCCAGCGCCCGCGCCAACGAGGCCAGCGTGGAGGACGTGCAGCGCGTCGTCTGCCACCACTTCAAACTGAAGAGCGGCGACCTTCTCTCGAAGGACCGCCACAAGAGCGTCGCCTTCGCCCGCCACGTGGCCATGTACTTGTGCCGCGAGCGCCTCAAGTGCAGCCTTCCCGAACTGGGCCGCGCCTTCGGCAACCGCGATCACACCACCGTGATGAGCGCCGTGCGCAAGGTCAAAGCCCTGCGCGGCGCCGACCCCGAAGTCCGCGCCCATCTCGAGGCCCTCGAGCGCAAACTCGGCACGGTCGACTGAGAGAATTCACAGGAAGACGGGAAGACGGGAAGGTTTTGTGAGTTTTCATTTGGCCCATTGGGCCAAGTGAAACCCCAAAAAAATCAGCCGAGCGCGCCGGTTTCCTTCCCGTCTTCCTGTGAATCTCCTTTAGTTTTTCAGCTTGTAGCCCGTCGCGAAGATCCAGCGGATCACCGCGATACAGGCGGCCATGACGACGAGGGGGATGAGGATGCTCACCTCGACGCTCACGTCGGAGATGCCGTAAAAGCTCCAGCGAAAGCCGCTGATCAGGTAGACCACCGGGTTGAACAAGGTGAGCTTCTGCCAGATCGGCGGCAGCATGTGGATCGAGTAGAAGCTGCCGCCGAGAAAGGTCAGCGGCGTCACGACCATCAGCGGGACGATCTGCAGCTTCTCGAAGCCGTCGGCCCAGATGCCGATGATGAAGCCGAAAAGGCTGAAGGTGGCCGCCGTGAGCAGCAAGAAAAAGAGCATCCACCCCGGGTGCGCGATCTCGTAGTTCACGAAGAGGCGCGCGGTGAGCAGGATCAACGTGCCCAAGATGACCGACTTGGACGCCGCCGCGCCCACGTAGCCGATGACCACCTCGATGTACGAGATGGGCGCGGAGAGCACCTCGTAGATCGTGCCGGACCACTTGGGCATGTAGATCCCGAACGACGCGTTGGAGATGCTCTCGCTCAAGAGCGACAGCATGACCAGGCCCGGGATGATGAACGCCCCGTAGCTCACCCCGTCGATGCTCCCCACGCGCGAGCCGATCGCGCTGCCGAACACCACGAAGTACAGCGACGTCGAGAGGACCGGCGATGCGATGCTCTGCATCAACGTGCGCCCGGTGCGGGCCATCTCGAAGCGGTAAATCGCCTTGATGGCGTGAAGGTTCAGGCTCACGGCCGCGCTCCTTTCACCAGGCTGACGAAGATCTCCTCCAGAGAGCTCTGCGACGACTCGAGCCCCTTGAAGTCGATCCCGTGCTCGCCCAGCTTGCGGAGCAGCTGCGCGATGCCCGTCTCGTCGCCGCGCGTGTCGAAGGTGTAGACGAGCTCACACTTGTCGGTGGAAAGCTCCAGCGGGTAGCTGGAAAGCTCGCCGGGGATCGCCTCCAGCGGGCTTTTGAGCTGCAGCTTCAACTGCTTTCGCCCCAGCTTTTCCATGAGCACGGCTTTGTCCTCGACCAAAATGAGCTCACCCTTGGTGATCACGCCGATGCGGTCGGCCATCTCCTCGGCCTCTTCGATGTAGTGCGTGGTCAGGATGATGGTCACCCCGCTCTCGCGCAGCCCGCGAACCATCGTCCACATATCGCGGCGCAGCTCGACGTCGACGCCTGCGGTGGGCTCGTCGAGGAACAGGATCTGCGGCTCGTGAGAGAGCGCCTTCGCGATCATCACCCGCCGCTTCATGCCACCGGACAGCGTCATGATCTTCGAATCGCGCTTGTCCCACAGCGAGAGATCGCGCAGCAGCTTCTCGAGCAGCGCGGCATCCGGCGGCTTGCCGAACAGGCCACGGCTGAATCGCACCGTGGCCATCACGCTTTCGAAGGCATCGGTGGTTAGCTCCTGCGGCACCAGCCCGATCTTCGTGCGGGCCGCGCGGAAGTCGCGCACGATGTCGTGCCCGTCGGCGCGCACCACGCCCGATGTGGGGTTGACGATGCCACAGACGATGTTGATCAGCGTGGTTTTCCCCGCGCCATTCGGCCCCAAGAGCGCCAGGATCTCTCCGCGGCGTATCTCGAGGTCGACCTTCTTCAGCGCTTGGAAGCCGGATGCGTAGGTTTTGGTGAGGCCCTGGATGGAGATGATCGATTGCACGGGTCAGGCATTGAAGCTAGGGCGCTCGCGGACGCGGTCAATCCAGCGTGGCCGATTGTCAGACGAGAATGCGCCAGCGGCTCGTGTCGCCGGCATCGAGGATTTCGACGCCAAGCGCGGCGAGTTCCGTGCGGATTTCGTCCGCGCGCTTCCAATCCTTGGCCACACGGGCCTCGGTGCGAAGGGCGACCTTCGCGTCGATGTCCGGGGCCGAAAGCCCGCGGAGCCGAAGCCGTCGCGCCAAGGTGCGTTGCTCGTACTCGGTGCCGGTCACCTGCAAAAGTCCGAGCGGCATGCACGCCGCCTCGAGCGCGGCCACGGCTTTCCGCGCGAGCCCGTACGCCTGCGCCTGCGCGGCGGGATCCTTTTTCAGCTTGCTCAGCTGCTTCACCAGCTCATTGCTCACCTTGCAGAGCTCCCCCACTTCGGCGAGGGCCACCGGCGTGTTCAAGTCTTTGTCGAGGGCCGCGAGCACCTTGGCCGGCGCTTCGTCGATGACCTTCGCTTCGTTCTTGAAGCGCGCCCCCTCCGCCGCTGCCTCGTCGGGCGCCGAAGCCAGCGCGGTCTGCAGCGCATCGCGTGTATGGTACAAATAGTCCACGCGCCGCTCGCCCTCGTCGATGCCCGGGAAGATGACGCGGCCGTCGTCCTTCTTTTCCAGGTCGAACGAGAGCGGTCCGCGGTAGTGCGTGCCGAGCAGGTAATAGCGGAAAGCTTCGGGATCGTTTCGCTCGAGGACGTCACGGATGGTGACGAAGTTACCGAGCGACTTGCTCATCTTCTCGCTGTCGACGTTGAGAAAACCGGCGTGCAGCCAGTAGCGCGCGAACGGGGCGCCCCACACGGCCTCCGCCTGCGCGATCTCGTTTTCGTGGTGCGGGAAGACCAGATCCATCCCGCCGCAGTGGATGTCGAAGTGCGGGCCCAGATAGCGCTGGGCCATGGCGGAGCACTCGATGTGCCAGCCGGGGCGACCTTTGCCCCAGGGGCTCGGCCAACCCCACGCCGTTTCGGGCTCGCCCTTCCAGAGCGCAAAATCCAGCGGATCGCGCTTGATGTCGCCCACCTCGACGCGCTCGCTCGCACCGGCGAGCAGGTCTTCGAGGTGGCGGTGCGAGAGCTTGCCGTAGTCGGGGAAGCTGCGAACGGCGAAGTAGACGTCGTGGCCCTTCGGCGTGGGCGCGACGTACGCCGCGCCCTTCTCGATGAGCGCCTCGATGAGGGAAATGATCTCCGGAATGTGCCCCGAGACGCGCGGCTCGATGTCCGGCGCCGTGCATCCGATGGCCTGCAGATCGGCGTTGGCCTGCTTGGTCATCTCCGCGGAGAACGTCGTGGGCTCGACGTTGCGCTCCTGCGCGCGCTTGAGAATCTTGTCGTCCACGTCCGTCACGTTGCGCACGTGGGTCACTTCGTAACCGCGTGCTTTCAGAAAACGCACCAAGACGTCGAACGTCGTGTAGGTGCGACCATGGCCTGCATGGGCCAAGTCGTACGTGGTCATCCCGCAGACGTAGACGCGAGCCGTTTTGGGCTCCAGCGGTTCGAAAGTTTCGAGCTTCTGCGTCAGGGTGTTGTAAAGCCGTATCGTCATCCCACATCGCGATATAGCGGAAGACGCGCCAGAGCGCGCTTGTGTTATCAACGTCCCACGCGAATGCGCGCCCCTACCGTTCTTTCTTGGTTGGCCTGGTTGGCCTGCCTGGCCCTCAGCTGCAGCGCCCTCGGATGCGGGGGATCGCACAAATCCTTCGACGGCTCCATCTACCGGAGCGGCCAGGTCGCCTTTCGGGTCGAGGCTCCGCCCCACGGATGGCGCCAAATCGAGCTCGACGATGCCGCCCTCGCCTACAGGGACGACGCCCACGATGCCGTCATCCTCGTAAACGGGCGCTGCGGCGGGAAGGACGACGACACCCCGCTTCCTGCACTCACAGGGCACCTCATCATGGGGACGACCGAGCGCGAGTTCCTCAAGGAGGAGACCGTCCCCTTCGATGGCCGCGAGGCGCGTCACACGCTCCTCCGCGCTAAGCTCGACGGCGTGCCCAGGGTCTACGACATCTACGTCGCGAAGAAGGACGGCTGCGTGTACGACTTCGTCCACGTCTCGCCTTCGCGGGAAGGCCGCGACGTCGATGCAGACTTCGCGCGCTTCGTCGGCGGCTTCCGCACCATCGGCTCGGGGGCGCTGTGAGCGGGACGGAGCTCTCGCCGCCGTCGCATCCAGGTGGGGGCCCGCCGAGTACTGGCAGCCGCGTCTCGCTCCCGTCCATCGCGCCGCCTCCCCCGGAGCCCTCCTTCATCGCGCATTACCAAGAGCGCGTCCTGCACCTGATCGAGCACCTCGGCGAGGTGTCGCTGCTCATCGTGCGCATGTTCCGTGCGCTCCCGCGGCGCCCGCTCGAATGGCGAAGCATCCTCCATCAAATGGAGTCGCTCGGCGTGCGCTCGATGGGCATCGTCACCGTGACCAGCATCTTCATCGGCATGGTGATGACCATCCAATTCGCCTTCGGCCTGCGCCGCTTCGGCGGATTGGAGTACATCCCTCGCGTCATCGTGCTCTCGTTCGCGCGCGAGCTCGCGCCCACGCTCACCGCGGTCATCGTGGGCGGGCGCATCGGCAGCGGCATGGCCGCCGAGGTGGGCGCGATGAACGTCACCGAACAGGTGGACGCCATCCGAGCCCTCGGTGCCGACCCCGCGAAGAAGCTCGTTCTACCGCGCACCGTCGCCGCCGTCCTCGTCATGCCCCTGCTCAGCATCTACGCATTCTCGCTGGGCACGGTGGGCGCGATCCTCATCTGCTATTCGCAGTTCGACATCAGCCCATCCTTCTTCATGCAGTCGTCGCTCGAGTCGGTGCAGATGGGCGACTTCCTCAGCGGGTTGTTCAAGACGCCCATCTTCGGCTTCATCATTGCGATCGTGGGCTGCCACTTCGGCTTGCGCACGCGCGGCGGCACCGAGGGCGTCGGCCTCAGCACCACGCGAACCGTGGTCGTTGTCTCGATTTCCATCCTCATCGCCGACTTTTTCCTCACCAAGATTTTCATCGGCATCATGGGCTCGTGACGCTTTAGAGTACCCATCCGAGGGTTGTGCACATGAAGAATGGCGAGCGCGAACGCGAACGCGAGGTATTCACCATCGAGGCGGCCAACGCGCTCCTGCCCACGCTCAGCGCGCTGGTCACGCGCCAATTCGGCCGCCGCACGGAGATCGAAGACCGGCTCAAGTCGCTGAGTGCCCTCGTGGGCGAGGTGCCGAGCGATCTCACGCCCCAAGACACCGACCCCGAACACGTGCGCGAAATCAAACGCGACCTCGTCCAGCGCATCAACGAGTACCAAGAAGGCTGGCGCGACGTGGAGGCCCTTGGCGCCGTGGTGAAGGATCCGCGCATCGGCCTTCTGGACTTCTTCGGCGAGGTGGACGGTCGCGCGGTGTGGCTTTGCTGGAAATACGGAGAGCCCGAAGTGGGTCATTACCACGCGCTCGACGAGGGGTTTGCCGGTCGCCGTGCCATCCGCACGAGCCTTCGCCAGCGCATGCTCAACTAGAGGCACCATGGCTGATCTCAAAGCGGCTGCGGCCGCCATCGACGCCTTTCTCCGTGCCCTCGGGCGCGATGCTGCCCGCGAGCCCGAGCTGGTGGGCACGCCGGAGCGCGTGGCAGAAATGTTCGCGCGCGATCTCTGTGAAGGCTACGACACCGATCCGGCCGCGCTGCTGGCGGGTGAAGCGCTCGCCGTGCAAACGAGCTCGCGCGGCGGCGATGTGGTGGTCGTTCGCGACCTGGCCGTGGCGACCACGTGCCCGCACCATTTGATGCCGGCCACGGGCTTGGCCACCGTGGCGTTCGCGCCGCGCGAGCGCCTCGTGGGGATTGGCGCGCTGGGGCGAGCGCTGGACGCCCTTTCGCGAAGGCTGACCTTGCAGGAAGAGATCGGCGAAAAGATGGCTCGAGCGATCTTCGACGGGCTTTCCCCCGCCTGGGCCGGCTGTCGCCTGGTGATGACGCACACATGCATGACCGCACGTGGGCATCGCCGTCACGGAGCTCGAGTGGAAACAGTGAGCATCCTGCCGATCAGCGAGCGCCCGGTGGCGTATCATGTGCTCCTGTCGCCGAACCCGGGGTCGCCATGAGTCAGACGCACGACAAGAAGCTGCTCGCCGCGCTCGAGGAGTTGCCGCTCTTTCCGCTGCCCAAGGTGGTGCTGTTCCCGCGCGCTCTTCTGCCTCTTCACATCTTCGAGCCGCGCTACCAGACGATGCTGCGCGACTGCCTGGAGACGAACCGGGCGATGGCGGTCGTGCTCATTGGGGATCCGCACGCGCTCGATGCCCAGGGCCACCCGCCGATTTCCACGGTGGCGAGTGTGGGCACTGTGGTGGAGCACCAGCCCCTGGAAGACGGTCGCTCGAACATTCTGCTGAGCGGTGTGGCGCGGGTGCGCCTCGAGGAGCTGCCCTTCGTGCCATCGTACCGCCGTGCGCGCGCGACCATCTTGGAGGAGTACGGCGATGAAGTCTCCTCCACCGACCGCACGGCGCTGGTGGGGCAAGCCACGGCCTTCGCCGCCGAGGTGAAGAAGGCCGACCCCATGTTCCACTTCCGCCTCCCGCCGGATGCGCAAATCGGCACCATCGCGGATTTGTGCGCGCACCACTTGGTGGTGGACGCGTCGGCGCGGCAGGCCATCCTCGAGGAGCTCGACATCGCGGCCCGCGTCCAGCGCGTCATCCGCGAGCTCGCCCTTCAGCAGCGCCTGCTCGGCACACCCCATGGAGGTGCCACGAATTGATCGTCGCGCGCATCCCGCGCACGCAGATCGCGGAGGGGGAGCTTCTTCGCGTGCCGTATCCACCGTATGACATTCTCGTCACGCTCATCGACGGCCAGCCGTACGCCGTCGAAGACGCGTGCAACCACTCGGGCGCGAGCCTTGCCGAGGGCTGGCTCGAAGGCAAGGACCGCATCGTGTGCCCAATGCACGGCTACGTCTTCTGCATGAAGACCGGCGAGCTCCTGTCCCCCCGCAACGTCTGCGACGCCCAACGCACCTACCGCGCCGAACTCGAAGGCGAAGAAGTCGTCGTCCACGACGACTTCTCACTCAGCATCATCGGCTTGAACCGCTAGAGATTCACAGGAAGACGGGAAGACGGGAAGGACTGACGGCACAGAGGGCGCGCACCGCTTTTTCGTAGAGTTCCAGTTGGCCCAGTGGGCCGATTGAAAACCCTCTCAACCTTCCCGTCTTCCCGTCTTCCTGTGAATTCTCTCTCTCTCTCACTTCTTCGTGCAGCGCAGGGGGAAGCGGGTGCGTGCGTTGTAGGCGGCGATGTCGATGGTGGCGCCCGCGTCTTTGGTCGCGGGGCGAACCGGGGCAAGCTTGCCGCCGCGGGTGAGTGCGTCGGGGGTTCCGTCCAGAGAACCGGACATGCGCTCGATGCAGAGTCGATCGCTCGAGATGCGCACCCGCGCCGTCGCGCTGCGAAGTTGCGAGCCGAGGCCCGAGGTCATTTGCACGTGCACCGTGCTGGTCATGGGCACGTCGACGATCCACCCGGGCTCGTCGCCGCTGCACGCCGTGATGGCATCGCGGTCGGCGAAGTCGGTCGAGCCCAGGGGTTCCAGCTCCCCCATCGCGCCGCTCGAAAGGTCGATGGGCAAGAGCCACCGAAGCGGCACACTGCGATCGGGATCCGGCTGCCCGTCGACCACGAGCCCGATGCTGCGCCCATCGGGCCGCCGCGCCAGCCGCACCGGCGGCACCGAGTTGTCGGCGGCGCGGGGAACGCGTACCAGCTCGCGCGCCGTTCCGCCCTCCACCTCCCACACCACGGTGGCCGGTAGCTCGGATCCGCTTTGCGGGCCGGCGAGGATCCAGCGCCCGCCGATGCGTTCCGCCGCATCGATCACGCCGAAAGCTTCGCCGTCGTTGCGCCGGATCTCCAGCGGCGGCTTGTCCGCCTCCAGCTCGATGGGCACCGCTTCCACCGGCGAAAGCCGGCGCGCCACGAGCAGCGCGTGCGTGCCGTCGTCCGCCGATGCGAACTGCCACGACGACACCGGTCGCGGAATGCCCCCGCCCGTCGCAAAGCGCGACGAGTCGATCACCACACGCGGCGTCGGCGTCGTTTGCGTCGTCTGGATCTCCTGCGAGCCCGCGTACGGCGATGTAAAGCGCACCATCCAGCGGCTCGTGCGCTCCCACTCCGAGCCTTTGGCACCCCACGCATAGAGCCGCAAGAGCGGCCCCGTTCGCGGCGTGCGATCCAGGGCCTCGCTCGTCTCGATGCTCAGCCCGAGCTCCTCGGCCGGAAGCTTGGGCGCGGGCATCGCAAAGAACGGCGACCAATCCAGATTGGACAGAGGCAGCGGCCGCGCGCCCGTGGCCGTGCCCGGGTTCCACGTGACCGAGTGCGGCAGCACCACCTCGGGCATCACGATGGGCCCGCGCGGTGGCGGCGCCGTCGGTGCCGTGGGCGCCGTGTGGCGCGTGGCCTCGCACGTGAGCTCCAGGATGGGCACCGGCCGCCGCACCGCGCGCGATGTCGGCGACGGCTCCATCGGAGCCACCTTGGGCGGCCCCCACCCGACGCGCACCCATCCCGCGGCGAGGCAGCCCGCCGGCCCGCACGCCCGAGACGTCGGATTGCGCGTGAGCGCCGAGCTCCCCTGCGCAATGGGCTCGGGAAGATCGATCGGCTCCCAGGTCATGCCCCCGTCGGTCGTCTCGTAGCCACGCCGCGCGGCCGACCACCCGAGGCCATAGCGCCCCGACACGATGGGCGAGCCCGCATCGCGCACGAACGCGCCCGCGCGCGCCTGCCCATCGAGCTGGATCTGCACCCCCAGGAACGTGCCGCCGGCTTC encodes:
- a CDS encoding ABC transporter permease, producing the protein MSGTELSPPSHPGGGPPSTGSRVSLPSIAPPPPEPSFIAHYQERVLHLIEHLGEVSLLIVRMFRALPRRPLEWRSILHQMESLGVRSMGIVTVTSIFIGMVMTIQFAFGLRRFGGLEYIPRVIVLSFARELAPTLTAVIVGGRIGSGMAAEVGAMNVTEQVDAIRALGADPAKKLVLPRTVAAVLVMPLLSIYAFSLGTVGAILICYSQFDISPSFFMQSSLESVQMGDFLSGLFKTPIFGFIIAIVGCHFGLRTRGGTEGVGLSTTRTVVVVSISILIADFFLTKIFIGIMGS
- a CDS encoding ABC transporter permease encodes the protein MSLNLHAIKAIYRFEMARTGRTLMQSIASPVLSTSLYFVVFGSAIGSRVGSIDGVSYGAFIIPGLVMLSLLSESISNASFGIYMPKWSGTIYEVLSAPISYIEVVIGYVGAAASKSVILGTLILLTARLFVNYEIAHPGWMLFFLLLTAATFSLFGFIIGIWADGFEKLQIVPLMVVTPLTFLGGSFYSIHMLPPIWQKLTLFNPVVYLISGFRWSFYGISDVSVEVSILIPLVVMAACIAVIRWIFATGYKLKN
- a CDS encoding DUF2203 domain-containing protein, yielding MKNGEREREREVFTIEAANALLPTLSALVTRQFGRRTEIEDRLKSLSALVGEVPSDLTPQDTDPEHVREIKRDLVQRINEYQEGWRDVEALGAVVKDPRIGLLDFFGEVDGRAVWLCWKYGEPEVGHYHALDEGFAGRRAIRTSLRQRMLN
- a CDS encoding Rieske 2Fe-2S domain-containing protein, translated to MIVARIPRTQIAEGELLRVPYPPYDILVTLIDGQPYAVEDACNHSGASLAEGWLEGKDRIVCPMHGYVFCMKTGELLSPRNVCDAQRTYRAELEGEEVVVHDDFSLSIIGLNR
- a CDS encoding GTP cyclohydrolase I, translating into MADLKAAAAAIDAFLRALGRDAAREPELVGTPERVAEMFARDLCEGYDTDPAALLAGEALAVQTSSRGGDVVVVRDLAVATTCPHHLMPATGLATVAFAPRERLVGIGALGRALDALSRRLTLQEEIGEKMARAIFDGLSPAWAGCRLVMTHTCMTARGHRRHGARVETVSILPISERPVAYHVLLSPNPGSP
- the cysS gene encoding cysteine--tRNA ligase, which produces MTIRLYNTLTQKLETFEPLEPKTARVYVCGMTTYDLAHAGHGRTYTTFDVLVRFLKARGYEVTHVRNVTDVDDKILKRAQERNVEPTTFSAEMTKQANADLQAIGCTAPDIEPRVSGHIPEIISLIEALIEKGAAYVAPTPKGHDVYFAVRSFPDYGKLSHRHLEDLLAGASERVEVGDIKRDPLDFALWKGEPETAWGWPSPWGKGRPGWHIECSAMAQRYLGPHFDIHCGGMDLVFPHHENEIAQAEAVWGAPFARYWLHAGFLNVDSEKMSKSLGNFVTIRDVLERNDPEAFRYYLLGTHYRGPLSFDLEKKDDGRVIFPGIDEGERRVDYLYHTRDALQTALASAPDEAAAEGARFKNEAKVIDEAPAKVLAALDKDLNTPVALAEVGELCKVSNELVKQLSKLKKDPAAQAQAYGLARKAVAALEAACMPLGLLQVTGTEYEQRTLARRLRLRGLSAPDIDAKVALRTEARVAKDWKRADEIRTELAALGVEILDAGDTSRWRILV
- a CDS encoding LON peptidase substrate-binding domain-containing protein, with the translated sequence MSQTHDKKLLAALEELPLFPLPKVVLFPRALLPLHIFEPRYQTMLRDCLETNRAMAVVLIGDPHALDAQGHPPISTVASVGTVVEHQPLEDGRSNILLSGVARVRLEELPFVPSYRRARATILEEYGDEVSSTDRTALVGQATAFAAEVKKADPMFHFRLPPDAQIGTIADLCAHHLVVDASARQAILEELDIAARVQRVIRELALQQRLLGTPHGGATN
- a CDS encoding ABC transporter ATP-binding protein; its protein translation is MQSIISIQGLTKTYASGFQALKKVDLEIRRGEILALLGPNGAGKTTLINIVCGIVNPTSGVVRADGHDIVRDFRAARTKIGLVPQELTTDAFESVMATVRFSRGLFGKPPDAALLEKLLRDLSLWDKRDSKIMTLSGGMKRRVMIAKALSHEPQILFLDEPTAGVDVELRRDMWTMVRGLRESGVTIILTTHYIEEAEEMADRIGVITKGELILVEDKAVLMEKLGRKQLKLQLKSPLEAIPGELSSYPLELSTDKCELVYTFDTRGDETGIAQLLRKLGEHGIDFKGLESSQSSLEEIFVSLVKGARP